A region from the Chrysoperla carnea chromosome 4, inChrCarn1.1, whole genome shotgun sequence genome encodes:
- the LOC123298996 gene encoding uncharacterized protein LOC123298996 isoform X1 codes for MAARDKKAPAGSGITNKRQNSGVSPVPLRENNSPLTNTSANTTMPATSQTETSSTEANLTENDSEASTQSNEDKTDTKKGAKAKDDLQTKKPETQTASSTDTAGAAKATPKRGGRRLPPPKRNVGIKNKLKTDLKAKSKVVRRKPIAKRITTAANIEFEENPEKKTTLMKNGIKNTTKLNKKETTTTSSDENKPVTPTKVVKKKQTKLTNWGKKLGEFSPTIVEKHLENLDQVINEMIAKVSAASDNEDDEKKESEKKSEPEKAAPSQKPENEKSTENQTASPATETTTPPATTTTTPPALTATTPSVTVTTPTKKGRKIVKKNILGQTAAKKRQESAKRQKMEEQIAKDTELDSDAQNVINQLGLVVTAANLEKTVEIKKRRRHSIEKAANFSLNDTKRLNTVLQPDFTTQLLSTTVPRSGSPRSKRGGTRLARLARSTGVELLRMGKRSPYSTRSDSPARILRNGKHRKLKDSQLLDGTELEHKKKRRIHSDSREGSEVSKNSGYWSESESSYCESTVSAIENGVPDIQLDIDPLKPLDDKKEPETPTEIKNEELPTAVVLETSMPEDMQTDNIDSENNNSKIEIKDKLIDVEECIPEKVIILNKMAKNFNDVQDTATDVAWKKSPRDDCQKNLKDEKIEELKVDDNSTDIEIVDDNNKTVSTKPLSSEEKTDTKEEKTIDNDNDILDISDNSINFNNSIENTSDFVLKLELSSEDISLSPEKDPLADDDDDQAIKDETLKVLENMVDKISDDDFMENDSKLTDELKENTIENILKSIDVPMEPTPTVIINDSVLKSLDLNTVDVTSKSVEPSKNSLENILITAHTNLIIETPENQVIKESILNALGLQSLKAAAEAKVAAKSKRILNRNTAQGTTDSSYTGTLKTVIKINRSPEKKKGRGHLKMTFQKSKSKNYTSNGGDLEGAGSSPDMDNNTYYKVMKEVNNAAWSTGAQSSDTAGANRKSHYPSNRSNTDGSSEHMSDEGGAGDGEEASGSSGKAKTLVIPEKASSFSIHPQRLCRDECCYCFGRFGLFDTPCHIAQMKSSERQRKILEIEKHLTPDSCLCDACYRHVDRKANVPSYSKQQFKRSNSAGPTNVGPRICHALGCQQDATHSVRRKWILKMKRNIQQSVQFDLDPTQGLHSIPVCETHFEALERLMACAMCKRRLPRNHAHSIGFPEAETLNEAFEQHKLPIRLATASASTSTDGAGGDDNKNMNSGCSVVCKLCNYWASLLLKPPDNARSHTISFFESYEKRLLHFHDGELIDDPETDDTTSFTVPKLDRDINKQAGKKNRKKLSKTLSTKHSISSEQPPQSQETSNDPPPLTAITTNESSGGTSSALPEEIVQPELMETDPPSRPENTTDNSTQSQRVPSTDENRQKSRSNSPKLDTENDVPEAQRTNKEVPQKAIFLRRLPKDSKYIVELHKVSNKDNNPPKKFAPSSALSGSNQKVVERLETNPSISVRQLFPGEDDLSLQGSVEFGNVKERTPEGWEKCAMTIQYDHDTKRLWQELQKPYGNHSSFLRHLILLEKYFRNGDLILTPNASHHATNYCESVQNRLRAYDNIPSHGATNMQPLAMLPFNTPPSTLPRKQTISQSGIITGIGNNSTTIKPQIPKTSTPLLGNSYMPPNFVSPVNILRQQRPPSVPPGLIQLQQPSSAPTVSRSQSTILRFPTNVTAPNRRPFMANRVHKQIQRPTLIPLTQNKVAATITSGALTQKSIGGDIKRPPGLVQVMSGGKAYHLSISDYNRMCAIKQREGIDLRPIPKKIVSSGGQTNTTSGVLNTVSVLRQRSPNLTAQITPKDNLGPNNNNNNTKSVLDQLKSSVQNLNESVTLQSSPPNLTQIDTSNPNNPPTTEQKKHVMILPKIPKSLTVIPQTVRKSIDTSPNHSATTAVVIPTTTCTPFTNTNTLPSAATAASLNNNKQPS; via the exons ATGGCGGCACGCGACAAAAAAGCGCCTGCTGGAAGTGGTATCACTAACAAGAGACAAAATAGTGGAGTATCCCCTGTTCCATTACGTGAAAATAATTCTCCACTAACAAATACAAGCGCCAACACAACAATGCCAGCAACGTCTCAAACCGAAACATCGTCTACAGAAGCAAATCTTACAGAAAATGATTCCGAGGCATCAACACAGTCAAATGAAGATAAAACAGATACAAAAAAGGGAGCTAAAGCAAAAGATGACTTACAAACTAAAAAACCAGAAACACAAACTGCTTCTTCAACAGACACAGCTGGTGCAGCAAAAGCTACTCCAAAACGTGGTGGACGTCGATTGCCACCGCCAAAACGTAATGTTGGCatcaaaaataagttaaaaacagACTTAAAAGCAAAAAGTAAAGTTGTTAGGCGTAAACCAATTGCAAAGCGAATAACAACTGCAGCAAATATCGAATTTGAAGAAAATCCTGAAAAGAAAACCACATTAAtgaaaaatggtataaaaaatacgaccaaattaaataaaaaagagacaACTACAACCAGCTCCGATGAAAATAAACCTGTTACACCTACGAAAgttgtaaagaaaaaacaaacaaaattaactaATTGGGGTAAAAAACTTGGTGAATTTTCACCAACCATTGTTGaaaaacatttagaaaatttgGATCAAGTTATTAATGAAATGATAGCCAAAGTTTCGGCAGCATCCGATAACGAAGATGACGAGAAAAAAGAGAGTGAGAAAAAATCTGAACCTGAGAAAGCTGCTCCTTCACAAAAACCTGAAAATGAGAAATCAACGGAAAATCAAACAGCGTCACCAGCAACGGAGACAACAACGCCCCCAGCAACGACTACAACAACGCCACCGGCATTGACGGCAACAACGCCATCAGTAACGGTAACGACCCCAACTAAAAAAGGTCGTAAAATAGTCAAGAAAAATATCCTTGGTCAAACTGCAGCTAAAAAACGACAAGAGTCAGCTAAACGACAAAAAATGGAAGAACAAATAGCAAAAGATACCGAATTAGATTCAGATGCtcaaaatgtaataaatcaaTTAGGTTTAGTTGTAACTGCTGCCAACCTAGAAAAGACTGTTGAAATAAAGAAACGTCGGCGGCATAGTATTGAAAAGGCCGCGAATTTCAGTTTAAACGATACCAAACGCTTAAACACTGTTTTACAACCGGACTTCACTACACAATTATTAAGTACAACCGTACCACGAAGTGGAAGTCCTCGTTCAAAACGTGGTGGAACTCGACTGGCTCGACTAGCTCGTTCTACTGGCGTTGAATTATTACGCATGGGAAAACGAAGTCCATATAGTACGCGTTCCGATTCCCCAGCACGAATTCTACGTAACGGGAAACACAGAAAACTAAAAGATTCACAATTACTTGATGGGACGGAACTCGAACATAAGAAAAAGCGTCGTATACACTCAGATTCTCGAGAAGGTAGTGAAGTATCAAAGAATTCTGGATATTGGTCTGAATCAGAGAGTAGTTATTGTGAAAGCACAGTATCTGCGATTGAAAATGGTGTTCCAGATATTCAATTGGATATTGATCCATTAAAACCGTTAGATGATAAAAAGGAACCAGAAACTCCAaccgaaattaaaaatgaagaacTTCCTACGGCTGTTGTATTGGAAACTTCAATGCCCGAAGATATGCAAACCGATAATATTGacagtgaaaataataatagtaaaattgaGATCAAAGATAAATTGATCGATGTTGAAGAATGTATTCCCGAAAaagtgataattttaaataaaatggcgaaaaattttaatgatgttCAAGACACTGCTACGGATGTTGCATGGAAAAAATCACCACGTGATGATTGTCAGAAAAACCTGAAAGATGAGAAAATTGAAGAGTTGAAAGTAGATGATAATAGCACTGATATAGAAATagttgatgataataataagaCTGTCAGTACAAAACCGTTATCCTCCGAAGAGAAAACTGATACGAAAGAGGAAAAAACGATAGATAATGATAATGACATTTTAGATATAAGtgataattcaattaattttaataattccattGAGAATACTTCAGATTTTGTATTAAAACTAGAGCTAAGTAGTGAAGATATTTCACTTTCACCAGAAAAAGATCCTTTAGCCGATGACGATGATGACCAAGCAATCAAGGACGAAACGTTAAAAGTCCTAGAAAATATGGTAGATAAAATCTCCGATGACGATTTCATGGAAAACGATAGTAAACTAACCGATGAACTGAAAGAAAATACaattgaaaacatattaaaatccATAGACGTTCCAATGGAACCAACACCCACAGTGATTATAAACGATTCGGTCTTAAAATCACTCGATCTGAACACGGTAGATGTCACCTCAAAATCCGTCGAACCGTCGAAGAattcattagaaaatatattaattactgctcacacaaatttaataattgaaacacCAGAGAACCAAGTCATTAAAGAAAGTATACTGAACGCGCTTGGATTACAAAGTTTGAAAGCTGCCGCTGAAGCTAAAGTTGCGGCGAAAAGTAAAAGAATACTTAATCGGAATACGGCTCAAGGAACAACAGATAGTTCATATACGGGAACATTAAAGACTGTTATTAAGATAAATCGTTCACCAGAAAAGAAAAAGGGACGTGGACATTTAAAGATGACGTTTCAGAAGAGTAAATCGAAGAATTATACTTCGAATGGTGGAGATTTGGAGGGTGCTGGTAGCTCTCCTGATATGGATAATAATACTTACTACAAAGTTATGAAAGag gtcAATAATGCTGCTTGGAGTACCGGAGCACAATCATCAGATACAGCTGGTGCGAATCGAAAATCACATTATCCTTCTAATCGCTCTAACACTG atgGTAGCAGTGAACATATGTCAGATGAAGGTGGGGCTGGTGATGGGGAAGAAGCTTCTGGTAGCTCTGGTAAAGCTAAAACACTTGTCATACCAGAGAAAGCCAGTTCATTTAGTATTCACCCACAACGATTATGTCGTGACGAATGTTGTTATTGCTTTGGTCGTTTTGGATTATTCGATACACCATGTCATATAGCTCAAATGAAAAGCTCAGAAAGAcaacgaaaaattttagaaa ttgaaaaacatttaacaCCCGATTCATGTTTGTGTGACGCTTGTTATCGACATGTCGATCGTAAGGCGAATGTTCCGTCCTACAGTAAGCAGCAATTTAAACGTAGTAATTCGGCTGGACCAACAAATGTTGGACCACGGATATGTCATGCGCTTGGTTGCCAGCAGGATGCAACGCATAGTGTGCGAAGAAAATGGATATTGAAGATGAAACGGAATATTCAACAAAGT gTCCAATTTGATTTGGATCCAACACAAGGTTTACATTCGATACCAGTATGCGAAACACATTTCGAAGCGCTAGAACGTTTAATGGCATGTGCAATGTGTAAAAGACGTTTGCCACGTAATCATGCCCATTCAATTGGTTTCCCTGAAGCGGAAACACTCAATGAAGCATTTGAACAACATAAATTGCCCATACGTTTAGCCACGGCCAGTGCGAGTACTTCCACAGATGGTGCTGGAGgtgatgataataaaaatatgaatagtgGATGTAGTGttgtttgtaaattatgtaattattggGCGTCATTGTTGTTGAAACCGCCGGATAATGCTCGATCacatacaatttcattttttgaaagttacgagaaaag ATTATTACACTTCCACGATGGTGAACTGATAGATGACCCAGAAACCGATGACACAACATCTTTCACAGTTCCAAAACTTGATAGAGATATCAATAAACAAGCAGGGAAGAAAAACAggaaaaaactatcaaaaacgtTAAGCACTAAACACAGTATCTCTTCCGAACAACCACCACAATCTCAAGAAACTAGCAATGACCCCCCACCATTAACTGCAATAACAACAAATGAATCAAGTGGGGGTACCTCTTCTGCATTACCTGAAGAAATAGTTCAACCCGAATTAATGGAAACAGATCCTCCATCACGACCAGAAAACACAACAGATAATTCAACACAGTCGCAACGAGTGCCTTCAACAGAtgaaaatcgacaaaaatcgcGGTCCAATTCACCAAAATTAGATACAGAAAATGATGTACCAGAAGCTCAACGTACAAATAAAGAAGTGCCTCAAAAAGCAATATTTCTACGGCGTTTACCTAAAGATTCTAAATATATTGTAGAATTACATAAAGTGTCAAATAAGGATAATAATCCACCAAAAAAGTTCGCACCATCTTCGGCTTTGTCTGGCTCGAATCAAAAAGTTGTGGAACGCTTGGAAACGAATCCATCAATCTCCGTTCGGCAATTATTCCCCGGCGAAGATGATCTATCGTTACAAGGTTCCGTGGAATTTGGCAACGTGAAGGAACGTACTCCTGAAGGTTGGGAAAAGTGCGCGATGACGATCCAATATGATCACGATACTAAACGTTTATGGCAAGAATTACAAAAACCGTATGGCAACCATAGCAGTTTTCTACGGCATTTGatacttttagaaaaatattttcgaaatggTGACTTAATTTTAACTCCAAACGCCAGTCACCATGCGACAAATTATTGTGAAAGCGTACAAAATCGTTTACGGGCATACGATAATATACCATCACATGGGGCTACTAACATGCAACCCTTAGCAATGTTACCATTTAATACCCCTCCAAGTACGCTTCCACGGAAACAGACCATCAGTCAGAGTGGTATAATCACTGGGATTGGGAATAATTCGACGACAATTAAACCCCAAATTCCAAAAACAAGTACACCACTTCTCGGAAATAGTTATATGCCCCCCAATTTTGTATCACCTGTAAATATACTTCGTCAACAACGACCTCCAAGTGTACCACCCGGTTTAATTCAACTACAACAACCCTCCAGTGCACCAACGGTCTCAAGATCGCAAAGTACGATACTTCGTTTTCCAACCAACGTAACGGCGCCTAATCGTCGGCCATTTATGGCAAATCGTGTACATAAACAAATCCAACGACCGACACTTATACCCTTAACACAGAATAAAGTAGCAGCAACAATTACGTCAGGTGCTTTAACACAAAAATCAATTGGGGGTGATATAAAACGACCCCCAGGTTTAGTACAAGTAATGTCCGGTGGTAAAGCATATCATTTATCGATTAGCGATTATAATCGTATGTGTGCGATTAAACAACGTGAAGGAATTGATTTACGACCCATccctaaaaaaattgtttcgagTGGTGGTCAAACAAATACAACATCGGGTGTTTTAAATACGGTATCAGTTTTACGGCAACGATCACCGAATTTAACGGCACAAATTACACCAAAGGATAATTTAGGaccaaataacaataataataatacgaaaaGTGTTTTAGACCAATTAAAATCAagtgttcaaaatttaaatgaaagtgTTACGCTTCAATCATCACCACCGAATTTAACACAAATTGATACTTCCAATCCAAATAACCCTCCTACTACCGAACAGAAAAAACATGTTATGATTCTTCCAAAAATCCCAAAATCCTTAACAGTTATACCACAAACAGTGCGCAAATCAATTGACACATCTCCAAATCATTCTGCTACCACTGCTGTTGTTATACCAACAACAACGTGCACTCcctttacaaatacaaatacctTACCCTCCGCCGCAACAGCCGCTTCATTGAACAATAATAAGCAACCTTCCTGA